In Kryptolebias marmoratus isolate JLee-2015 linkage group LG20, ASM164957v2, whole genome shotgun sequence, a genomic segment contains:
- the LOC108232945 gene encoding heterogeneous nuclear ribonucleoproteins C1/C2 isoform X1, which produces MDRSSSTSSLMASSNVTNKTDPRSLNSRVFIGNLNTLLVTKADIEAIFSKYGKIVGCSVHKGYAFVQYANERNARAAVGGEDGRMIVGQVLGEASGLGTFEADINLAGEPKPHRSKTSKRSAGDMYSSSSFDLDYDFQRDYYDRMYSYPSRVPAPPPPPLSRAVIPSKRPRVSLSGGSSRRTKSSFSSSSRSSQRTSSSRTMRVDELQTIKRELTQIKSKVDDLLESLERMEKDHSKKSAKSIKTEPGELMSPSHSSNKKDDGSKRERDNQDINDSDEDDDDDEEEEGDLLEEEEVKSQEREEEEEEEEEEGEHVEGDDDDGYSVNGDDDS; this is translated from the exons ATGGA tcGTTCGTCCTCCACCTCCAGCCTGATGGCGAGCAGCAACGTCACCAACAAGACCGACCCGCGCTCCCTCAACTCCCGGGTCTTCATCGGGAACCTGAACACGCTGCTGGTCACCAAGGCGGACATCGAGGCCATTTTCTCCAAGTACGGGAAGATCGTCGGCTGCTCCGTCCACAAGGGCTACGCCTTCGTCCAGTACGCCAACGAGAGGAACGCCCGCGCCGCCGTCGGCGGGGAGGATGGCAGGATGATCGTCGGACAAGTGCTGGGTGAGGCCTCGGGACTCGGGACGTTTGAAGCAG ACATCAACCTGGCCGGGGAACCCAAACCCCACAGGTCAAAAACGTCCAAGCGCTCCGCTGGAGACATGTACAG TAGCTCATCCTTTGACCTGGACTACGATTTCCAGAGAGATTATTATGACAG AATGTACTCGTACCCGTCCCGGGTCCctgcgccgccgccgccgcctctgTCCCGCGCCGTGATCCCGTCCAAGCGGCCGCGGGTCAGCCTGAGCGGAGGGAGCAGCCGCAGAACCAAgagcagcttctcctcctcgTCCCGGAGCAGTCAGAGGACTTCCTCCTCCAGAACAA TGAGGGTGGACGAGCTGCAGACCATCAAGAGGGAGCTGACCCAGATCAAGAGCAAAGTGGACGACCTGCTGGAGAGCCTGGAGCGGATGGAGAAGGACCACAGCAAGAAGTCGG CTAAGAGCATAAAAACGGAGCCAGGGGAGCTGATGTCGCCTTCGCACTCCAGCAACAAGAAGGACGACGGCTCGAAGAGGGAGCGGGACAACCAGGACATAAACGACTCTGACgaggacgacgacgacgacgaggaagaggagggagacctgctggaggaggaagag GTGAAAAGTCAAGAacgggaggaggaagaggaggaggaggaggaagaaggagagCACGTGGAAGGAGACGACGACGACGGCTACAGCGTGAACGGCGACGACGACTCGTAG
- the LOC108232945 gene encoding heterogeneous nuclear ribonucleoproteins C1/C2 isoform X2, whose protein sequence is MDRSSSTSSLMASSNVTNKTDPRSLNSRVFIGNLNTLLVTKADIEAIFSKYGKIVGCSVHKGYAFVQYANERNARAAVGGEDGRMIVGQVLDINLAGEPKPHRSKTSKRSAGDMYSSSSFDLDYDFQRDYYDRMYSYPSRVPAPPPPPLSRAVIPSKRPRVSLSGGSSRRTKSSFSSSSRSSQRTSSSRTMRVDELQTIKRELTQIKSKVDDLLESLERMEKDHSKKSAKSIKTEPGELMSPSHSSNKKDDGSKRERDNQDINDSDEDDDDDEEEEGDLLEEEEVKSQEREEEEEEEEEEGEHVEGDDDDGYSVNGDDDS, encoded by the exons ATGGA tcGTTCGTCCTCCACCTCCAGCCTGATGGCGAGCAGCAACGTCACCAACAAGACCGACCCGCGCTCCCTCAACTCCCGGGTCTTCATCGGGAACCTGAACACGCTGCTGGTCACCAAGGCGGACATCGAGGCCATTTTCTCCAAGTACGGGAAGATCGTCGGCTGCTCCGTCCACAAGGGCTACGCCTTCGTCCAGTACGCCAACGAGAGGAACGCCCGCGCCGCCGTCGGCGGGGAGGATGGCAGGATGATCGTCGGACAAGTGCTGG ACATCAACCTGGCCGGGGAACCCAAACCCCACAGGTCAAAAACGTCCAAGCGCTCCGCTGGAGACATGTACAG TAGCTCATCCTTTGACCTGGACTACGATTTCCAGAGAGATTATTATGACAG AATGTACTCGTACCCGTCCCGGGTCCctgcgccgccgccgccgcctctgTCCCGCGCCGTGATCCCGTCCAAGCGGCCGCGGGTCAGCCTGAGCGGAGGGAGCAGCCGCAGAACCAAgagcagcttctcctcctcgTCCCGGAGCAGTCAGAGGACTTCCTCCTCCAGAACAA TGAGGGTGGACGAGCTGCAGACCATCAAGAGGGAGCTGACCCAGATCAAGAGCAAAGTGGACGACCTGCTGGAGAGCCTGGAGCGGATGGAGAAGGACCACAGCAAGAAGTCGG CTAAGAGCATAAAAACGGAGCCAGGGGAGCTGATGTCGCCTTCGCACTCCAGCAACAAGAAGGACGACGGCTCGAAGAGGGAGCGGGACAACCAGGACATAAACGACTCTGACgaggacgacgacgacgacgaggaagaggagggagacctgctggaggaggaagag GTGAAAAGTCAAGAacgggaggaggaagaggaggaggaggaggaagaaggagagCACGTGGAAGGAGACGACGACGACGGCTACAGCGTGAACGGCGACGACGACTCGTAG